In one Effusibacillus pohliae DSM 22757 genomic region, the following are encoded:
- a CDS encoding cob(I)yrinic acid a,c-diamide adenosyltransferase, with protein MKIYTRTGDKGMTGLIGGRVRKDSVRVEAYGTVDELNSLVGQAIALMDRSKHKEMIDDLTEIQHELFDAGSDLALVKAPEGMQLPYKITADMVTRLEQWIDRYDAECPPIKRFVLPGGTPVSAALHVCRTVARRAERRVVTLAEQEPINEEVRRYLNRLSDFFFVAARAANVREGVGDVEYKRGGEVFR; from the coding sequence ATGAAAATCTATACCCGAACAGGCGACAAGGGGATGACCGGCCTCATCGGCGGTCGGGTGCGAAAAGATTCCGTGCGCGTGGAAGCGTACGGAACCGTCGATGAACTGAACTCATTGGTCGGCCAGGCGATCGCCCTGATGGATCGGTCGAAACACAAAGAGATGATCGACGATTTGACGGAAATCCAGCACGAATTGTTTGATGCGGGCAGCGACCTGGCTCTGGTGAAAGCGCCGGAAGGCATGCAGCTCCCGTACAAAATCACCGCCGACATGGTGACCCGCCTTGAACAGTGGATCGACCGGTACGATGCGGAATGTCCGCCAATCAAACGGTTTGTCCTGCCGGGAGGTACCCCTGTCTCTGCCGCGTTGCACGTCTGCCGTACGGTTGCCCGCCGCGCGGAACGTCGGGTGGTGACACTGGCCGAGCAGGAACCGATCAATGAAGAAGTGCGCCGCTATTTGAACCGCCTGTCCGATTTTTTCTTCGTGGCTGCACGGGCTGCCAACGTCCGGGAAGGTGTCGGCGACGTGGAATACAAACGGGGTGGCGAAGTGTTTCGGTGA
- a CDS encoding glycosyl hydrolase family 18 protein, with product MFVHVVKSGETLFSIANRYGGTAERIRAANDLQGDQLIPGMSLLIPAGPRSTLEPYKIREGDTLDTISGQLGVPPHIIQAVNERLDEQNLVAGETIWLPVPLRAEKTIDVNAFMIPTGGGIDQEILLDAADCLTYLSVFHRSVNPDGTLSDIPDDKLIDWVKAEHVAPLLTVTNFEGDRFSPDLAHVILQDANIRRQTIENIVNLAKTKGYQGVNIDFEHLHPEERDSFNCFVRELAEASASEGLPITVTLGPKTADDPNNPWMGAFDYRTLGGLADRVILMTFEWGWVGGPPMAVAPLNMVRRVLDYATTVIPSDKILMGIALYGYNWPTPYEEGNRATGISPKAAVEQAIRAKGHIHFHAESAAPMFMYRGPRNEMRQVWFEDARSVLAKFHLVRELELGGISYWMLGNPFPQNWTLLHSTFQIRKPD from the coding sequence ATGTTCGTCCACGTCGTCAAGTCGGGGGAAACCCTTTTTTCCATCGCCAACCGGTATGGGGGTACTGCGGAGCGGATTCGGGCAGCCAATGATTTGCAGGGGGATCAACTGATCCCGGGCATGAGCCTGTTGATTCCGGCCGGGCCGCGGTCGACGCTGGAACCGTACAAAATCCGGGAAGGCGACACGCTCGACACAATTTCCGGCCAGTTGGGAGTCCCGCCGCACATCATTCAGGCGGTCAACGAGCGGCTCGATGAACAGAACCTTGTGGCCGGTGAGACCATCTGGCTGCCGGTGCCGCTTCGTGCCGAGAAAACGATCGATGTGAACGCGTTCATGATTCCGACGGGCGGTGGTATCGATCAGGAAATTCTGCTGGATGCGGCCGACTGCCTGACGTATCTGTCGGTGTTTCATCGTTCCGTCAATCCGGATGGGACATTGTCCGACATTCCGGACGACAAACTGATCGACTGGGTGAAGGCGGAACATGTGGCGCCGCTTTTGACGGTCACCAATTTTGAGGGAGACAGGTTCAGTCCGGATCTGGCGCACGTCATTTTGCAGGATGCGAACATCCGCCGGCAGACGATCGAAAACATCGTGAATCTGGCCAAAACAAAAGGATATCAAGGCGTCAACATCGATTTTGAACATTTGCATCCGGAGGAGCGCGATTCGTTTAACTGCTTTGTCCGGGAGCTGGCGGAGGCGTCGGCGTCCGAAGGATTGCCAATCACCGTCACGCTCGGGCCGAAGACGGCGGATGACCCGAACAATCCTTGGATGGGCGCGTTCGACTACCGAACGCTGGGCGGCCTGGCTGACCGGGTGATCCTGATGACGTTTGAATGGGGCTGGGTGGGCGGCCCACCGATGGCGGTTGCCCCGCTGAATATGGTTCGCCGTGTGCTTGACTATGCGACCACGGTGATTCCTTCGGATAAAATTTTGATGGGCATTGCCCTGTACGGGTACAACTGGCCGACACCGTATGAAGAGGGGAACCGGGCGACCGGCATCTCGCCGAAAGCGGCTGTGGAACAGGCGATCCGCGCGAAAGGACACATCCATTTTCATGCCGAATCGGCGGCGCCCATGTTTATGTATCGCGGACCGCGCAATGAGATGCGGCAGGTGTGGTTTGAAGACGCCCGTTCCGTGCTGGCGAAATTTCACCTCGTGCGCGAGCTGGAACTGGGCGGGATCAGCTATTGGATGCTGGGCAATCCGTTCCCGCAAAACTGGACGCTCTTGCACTCGACGTTTCAGATTCGGAAACCGGACTAG
- the leuS gene encoding leucine--tRNA ligase, whose amino-acid sequence MSERKYEPAEIERKWQKYWEQSGLHKTVEASGQPYYYCLEMFPYPSGRLHMGHVRVYSIGDVVARFKRMQGYNVLHPMGWDAFGMPAENAAIKNQSHPAPWTFDNIAFMRNQQKELGVSYDWEREVTTCLPDYYKWTQWLFLLFYERGLAYKKKGAVNWCPECATVLANEQVEDGECWRCGSEVVKKDLEQWFLRITDYAERLLNDLDKLSGWPERVKTMQRNWIGKSHGTEVVFAVDGHDETLTVFTTRPDTLYGVTYLVVAPEHPAVERITQTSPRRDEIRAFVEEVRKKSEIERTSADAEKIGLFTGEYAIHPKTGERVPIWIANYVLPDYGTGAVMGVPAHDERDFEFATKYNLPIKVVIQPQGEPLALPLQAAYTEKGVLVDSQEFSGLPTVEAIEKISESLEREGKGKRTVSYRLRDWLISRQRYWGCPIPIVYCEACGTVPVPKEQLPVLLPDEVQFEVAGKSPLATNESFVNTACPACGGKATRETDTMDTFIDSSWYYLRYTSPQKADGPFDSEAVNRWLPVDKYIGGIEHAVLHLLYSRFFTKVLYDAGLVNFEEPFESLLTQGMVIKEGAKMSKSKGNVVSPEDIVAKYGADTARTFILFAAPPDRDLEWSDQGVEGAHRFLGRVWRLVETHADRFAARTAADPSQPAARKLWQQTHFAIKKVTEDIGERYQFNTAISAIMELVNAIQAYPHNADMGVKLDAIETVILLLAPVAPHITEELWHRIGHPESVHLQKWPAFDPAALVQDEIEYAIQVNGKVRDRVVVAKDATQDEIRELVLAREKIKDEVAGKQVKKFIVVPGKLVNVVVG is encoded by the coding sequence ATGAGCGAACGGAAGTACGAACCGGCGGAAATTGAGAGAAAATGGCAGAAATACTGGGAACAGTCGGGACTCCATAAAACGGTCGAAGCGTCCGGCCAACCTTATTACTACTGTCTGGAAATGTTTCCGTATCCGTCCGGCCGGCTGCATATGGGGCACGTGCGGGTGTATTCGATCGGGGATGTGGTGGCCCGTTTCAAGCGGATGCAGGGATACAACGTGCTGCATCCGATGGGCTGGGACGCGTTCGGGATGCCGGCGGAAAATGCGGCGATCAAGAACCAGAGCCATCCGGCGCCGTGGACGTTTGACAACATTGCGTTTATGCGCAACCAGCAGAAAGAATTGGGCGTTTCCTATGATTGGGAGCGGGAAGTGACCACCTGTTTACCCGATTACTACAAATGGACGCAGTGGTTGTTCCTGCTGTTTTACGAGAGGGGTCTGGCCTACAAGAAAAAAGGAGCGGTCAACTGGTGTCCGGAATGCGCTACGGTGCTCGCCAACGAGCAGGTGGAAGACGGCGAGTGCTGGCGCTGCGGCAGCGAGGTCGTGAAAAAAGACCTGGAGCAATGGTTCCTGCGCATCACCGATTACGCCGAGCGGCTGCTGAACGATCTGGACAAACTGTCCGGGTGGCCAGAACGGGTAAAAACGATGCAGCGCAACTGGATCGGCAAATCGCACGGCACCGAAGTGGTGTTTGCGGTGGACGGCCACGACGAAACGCTCACAGTGTTCACTACACGTCCCGATACGCTTTACGGCGTAACGTACCTGGTGGTGGCGCCCGAACATCCGGCGGTGGAACGGATTACGCAAACTTCACCGAGACGGGACGAGATCCGTGCATTTGTAGAGGAGGTACGGAAAAAATCGGAGATCGAACGGACCTCCGCCGACGCGGAAAAAATCGGACTGTTCACGGGCGAATACGCGATTCATCCGAAAACGGGCGAGCGGGTGCCGATCTGGATCGCCAACTACGTGCTCCCCGATTACGGGACGGGTGCTGTGATGGGAGTGCCGGCGCACGACGAACGCGATTTCGAGTTTGCAACGAAGTACAACCTGCCGATCAAAGTGGTCATCCAGCCGCAAGGCGAGCCGCTTGCACTGCCGCTGCAAGCCGCTTACACAGAGAAAGGCGTATTGGTCGACTCGCAAGAGTTCAGCGGTCTGCCAACGGTGGAAGCGATCGAAAAGATTTCGGAGAGTCTTGAACGGGAAGGAAAGGGCAAGCGCACCGTGTCCTACCGCCTGCGCGACTGGCTGATTTCCCGCCAGCGGTACTGGGGCTGCCCGATCCCGATCGTCTATTGCGAAGCCTGTGGAACGGTTCCCGTGCCCAAAGAACAGTTGCCGGTGCTGCTGCCGGATGAGGTGCAATTTGAAGTGGCCGGCAAATCGCCGCTGGCGACCAACGAATCGTTTGTCAACACCGCCTGCCCGGCCTGCGGCGGCAAGGCGACCCGCGAAACCGATACGATGGACACGTTTATTGACTCGTCCTGGTATTACTTGCGCTATACGTCGCCGCAGAAAGCGGACGGCCCGTTCGACTCGGAGGCGGTGAACCGCTGGTTGCCGGTCGACAAATACATTGGCGGCATCGAACATGCGGTGTTGCATTTGCTGTACTCCCGCTTCTTCACGAAAGTGTTGTACGACGCGGGTCTCGTCAATTTTGAGGAGCCGTTTGAAAGCCTGCTGACGCAGGGGATGGTGATCAAGGAAGGGGCCAAAATGTCCAAATCGAAAGGCAATGTCGTGTCGCCGGAAGACATCGTCGCCAAGTACGGAGCGGATACGGCGCGCACCTTCATTTTGTTTGCTGCACCGCCGGATCGTGACCTGGAATGGAGCGATCAGGGCGTGGAGGGAGCCCATCGCTTCCTCGGCCGCGTCTGGCGATTGGTGGAAACCCATGCGGACCGGTTTGCCGCCCGGACGGCCGCCGATCCTTCGCAACCTGCCGCCAGAAAGCTGTGGCAGCAGACCCATTTTGCCATCAAAAAAGTGACAGAGGACATCGGCGAACGGTACCAGTTTAACACGGCGATTTCTGCCATCATGGAGCTGGTCAACGCGATCCAGGCATACCCGCACAACGCGGACATGGGAGTGAAGCTGGATGCGATCGAGACGGTGATCCTGCTGCTGGCCCCGGTGGCACCGCATATTACGGAAGAACTGTGGCATCGGATCGGGCACCCGGAAAGCGTCCATCTGCAAAAATGGCCCGCGTTCGATCCGGCCGCCCTGGTGCAGGATGAGATCGAATACGCGATCCAGGTCAACGGGAAAGTGCGCGACCGTGTAGTGGTGGCGAAGGACGCAACGCAGGATGAAATTCGGGAACTGGTGCTGGCGCGGGAGAAGATCAAAGATGAGGTGGCAGGCAAACAGGTGAAGAAGTTTATCGTCGTCCCCGGCAAACTGGTGAATGTGGTCGTCGGGTAA
- a CDS encoding YmaF family protein translates to MEKKEQPVFGIMYHAGDSDAEGEHSHDMYLITWDGRPLHVHNFAGVTSFDVGHRHRYAGTTQPAPSGVPHTHGYYTITSFDDGHMHVIRGVTGPAIPAPGGGHYHLFEGVTTVSGRIPHTHYYSGRTTASL, encoded by the coding sequence ATGGAAAAAAAGGAACAACCGGTGTTCGGAATTATGTATCATGCAGGCGATTCCGATGCGGAGGGTGAACATTCACATGACATGTACCTGATCACTTGGGACGGACGCCCGTTGCACGTGCACAATTTTGCGGGAGTCACTTCATTTGACGTAGGGCATCGGCACCGGTACGCGGGAACCACCCAACCAGCGCCGAGCGGTGTCCCGCATACGCACGGTTATTACACAATCACATCATTTGACGACGGGCACATGCATGTGATCCGGGGGGTGACCGGTCCGGCGATTCCCGCACCGGGCGGCGGCCATTACCATTTGTTTGAAGGCGTCACCACGGTGAGCGGCCGCATTCCCCATACCCATTATTACAGCGGCCGGACCACCGCTTCGCTTTGA
- a CDS encoding threonine synthase translates to MKDCWLTCSRCSRKQPIDSLQGQCECGGALLVEYDLEQAGRTLTKESLATRSSSMWRYHEVLPVRNLQSIVSLGEGCTPLVRLNRLEQQLSIADLRVKREEQNPTGSFKSRGFSAAVSLLQERGICKAAVPSNGNAAAALAAYAARAGIEAYVLIPQDCPGMIVEECIHYGAHTCLVEGLIHDAAQIIAEGKAEQGWFNVGTLKEPGRVEGKKTMGWEIAEQLDWRLPDVIVYPTGGGSGIIGLWKAFQEMRQMGFVQGDLPRLVSVQEAGCQPIVEAIGLHRAFVQPPTGPITSNPTGMRVSHPPDGNLIVSILRETNGTALAVTAEEIASAQKTLGAHGISSSPEGAATLAGLLRLRETGFLSPSDRVVLFNTSHALKYIPFTPSRSVPLIRSYKDFLDLQNRTAPSQSQGGGKN, encoded by the coding sequence GTGAAGGATTGTTGGTTAACTTGCTCCCGTTGTTCCCGCAAACAACCGATCGACAGCCTGCAGGGACAATGTGAATGCGGCGGTGCCCTGCTGGTCGAATATGACCTGGAACAAGCCGGCCGGACATTGACAAAAGAGTCGCTCGCCACCCGTTCGAGCTCGATGTGGCGGTATCATGAGGTGTTGCCCGTCAGGAACCTGCAGTCGATCGTTTCGTTGGGGGAAGGCTGCACTCCGCTGGTTCGCCTGAACCGCCTGGAGCAGCAACTGTCGATTGCAGACTTGCGGGTCAAACGGGAAGAACAAAATCCGACGGGCAGCTTCAAGTCCCGCGGATTTTCCGCCGCCGTTTCGCTGTTGCAGGAACGGGGCATTTGCAAAGCGGCCGTCCCCTCAAACGGAAATGCAGCGGCTGCTCTCGCCGCTTATGCAGCCCGTGCGGGAATCGAAGCGTACGTACTGATTCCGCAAGACTGTCCGGGCATGATTGTGGAGGAATGCATTCACTACGGTGCACATACCTGTCTGGTGGAAGGACTGATTCATGACGCGGCGCAAATCATCGCGGAAGGCAAAGCGGAACAAGGCTGGTTTAACGTCGGTACGTTAAAAGAGCCCGGCCGGGTGGAAGGCAAGAAAACGATGGGATGGGAGATCGCCGAACAACTCGATTGGCGCCTGCCTGACGTAATCGTCTACCCGACAGGCGGCGGCTCAGGCATCATCGGGTTATGGAAAGCGTTTCAAGAAATGCGGCAAATGGGGTTCGTGCAAGGCGACCTGCCGCGGCTCGTGAGCGTGCAGGAAGCGGGCTGCCAGCCGATCGTCGAGGCAATCGGCCTGCATCGTGCTTTCGTGCAGCCGCCCACCGGTCCCATCACGTCCAACCCTACGGGGATGCGCGTTTCCCATCCGCCAGACGGCAATCTGATCGTGTCGATCCTACGCGAAACGAACGGCACGGCGCTTGCCGTAACAGCGGAGGAAATCGCATCCGCGCAAAAAACGCTCGGCGCTCACGGCATCTCCTCCTCCCCGGAGGGGGCAGCCACTCTTGCAGGGCTGCTGCGGCTACGGGAAACCGGATTTCTCTCTCCATCCGACCGTGTCGTATTGTTCAACACTTCCCATGCGCTCAAATACATTCCCTTCACTCCCTCGCGATCAGTGCCGCTGATTCGGAGCTACAAGGATTTTCTGGATCTCCAAAACAGAACGGCCCCGTCGCAGAGCCAGGGCGGTGGGAAAAACTGA
- the panD gene encoding aspartate 1-decarboxylase: MQRLMCKAKIHRATVTEAELHYVGSITIDSLLMQAADIRPYEIVQITSLQNATRWKTYALPAPAGSGKICLNGPPAHLFQPGDLVIILSMGVFDEAELAALKPKVVFVDSQNAIVRVEEHTTGLPEDETTGSCG, from the coding sequence ATGCAACGGCTGATGTGCAAAGCGAAAATCCACCGGGCGACTGTCACCGAGGCTGAACTGCATTATGTGGGAAGCATCACGATCGATTCGCTTTTAATGCAGGCGGCGGACATCCGTCCCTACGAAATCGTGCAAATCACCAGTCTGCAAAACGCCACCCGCTGGAAAACGTACGCGCTGCCGGCGCCGGCCGGGTCGGGGAAAATCTGCCTGAACGGTCCGCCCGCCCATCTGTTTCAACCGGGCGATTTGGTGATCATCCTGAGCATGGGGGTCTTTGACGAGGCAGAGCTGGCCGCTTTGAAGCCGAAGGTAGTGTTTGTCGACTCGCAGAATGCGATCGTCCGCGTGGAAGAACATACGACCGGTTTGCCGGAAGACGAAACTACGGGATCCTGCGGCTGA